A single Xenopus laevis strain J_2021 chromosome 3S, Xenopus_laevis_v10.1, whole genome shotgun sequence DNA region contains:
- the cav2.S gene encoding caveolin 2 S homeolog yields the protein MGLEKETADARIFMDEHELSHSTVPMLTEKSFHNSHDRDPKRLNSHLKITFEDVIGEPDTTHSFDRVWVCSTALFEISKYLIYKVLTVLLAVPLAFVVGILFAVLSCLHIWIMMPFAKSCMMMLPSVQKIWKGVTDSFIAPIFASMGRCFSNVNIQLDRD from the exons ATGGGCCTCGAGAAGGAGACGGCAGATGCCCGCATCTTTATGGATGAACATGAACTGAGTCACAGCACTGTCCCCATGCTGACTGAGAAATCCTTCCACAACAGCCACGACCGTGATCCCAAGAGGTTGAACTCCCACCTGAAG ATAACATTTGAGGATGTGATTGGAGAGCCGGATACAACTCACAGCTTCGACAGGGTCTGGGTGTGCAGCACAGCTCTGTTTGAGATCAGCAAATACCTGATCTACAAGGTCCTGACTGTCCTACTTGCTGTGCCGCTGGCATTTGTTGTGGGAATTCTGTTTGCAGTGCTCAGCTGCCTACACATTTG GATTATGATGCCTTTCGCAAAGAGCTGTATGATGATGTTGCCCTCTGTACAGAAGATATGGAAGGGTGTGACAGATAGCTTTATTGCTCCCATATTTGCAAGCATGGGACGATGTTTTTCTAATGTTAACATTCAGCTGGATCGGGATTAA